The nucleotide window CAAACTACATTTCCTTTGTAAATATATTCAACCCTGAAAGAATAATCAACAATATCAGTCAAGTAAAGAAAGAGTTGTATCCGTATTTTAACATGTTTTTTTACTGTGTGATCTGTAATACCACTTCATGACACCGCGGCCTATGTCGTCAGTGTTATTGGCTCAAAAAAGCTTACATTTGAAGATTTAACAATTCCCTTGGtttgatatactgtagcacaggggtagccaacttcagtcctcaagagttaccaacaggtcaggctttcaggatatccctgctttagcacagatggctcaatcagtggctcagtcttcaactgagccaccgattgaaccacctgtgctgaaggagggatatcctgaaaaccggacctgttggcagctcttgaggaatggagttggccacctctgaatTAGCAAATCAGAATACCATGACAGTATTTCACTCAGCACTTCTAAACATACTTACAGTAGCTCAGATAATAATCCATTGACATCTGAAAGTATGTACAGAATGCAACCAGATctgggttgaaaaaaaaaatgtaataaataagaattaatgttttttaaatagattatttgTAAGTTGATTAGTCCTTTTCATTTATAgcgtatatatatgtttttttttcaggTGGAAAAGTCCCAAGGATTAATAGGAGATGATACAGGTCTCAATGGGATAAGTCTGCAATGTACGAGACCAGGTTTTGCTCACTCAGTCACTATACACTCCACTGTCGGAAAGTAAGTTTACTTGTATTTTGACTTTCCCCACCCCCATTTTTTCTGATTAAATTCACAATTCTTCCAATTCTATATCTATGATTCTTTGATAATGAAATCAAAAACCTTTGTCGTAAATTTGAATTATTAAATACCCTTTGCAGATGTATAGAAATTAAAGATGTTAACAGAGGTACAATAAGAAAGGTGGTAAAGTCAAGTGCCACCAAAAAATGGTGCAAATTTGTCATTTTAACAATGCTGGTAATAATGGCAAGATTCATACATATGGCATTGGCACAAATTGATGCAAATACAAATGTTTGCTATCTGTTTTAAAGCCAGTTTCCTCATTTCGATACATACTATCTGTAATGCCTGTATACCCGCAgatctggccagtccccagtactgaggtgggtaagggtataacacgcacccacagcagtgagggcatgcctggACTGTGGTAAAtagcattgccgggcctggtgagtaagggttaacgtatacttgctgagtccggggtgccagaggtcggagggtaatgtccaagtgccagtgttcaagggttggagagagcagcgtagtgatgtccgtaagccagggttcaagggttggagaaagcagcgtagtgatgtccgtaagccagggttcaagggcaggagaaggcagcgtagtcaaatccaacgcagagttcaagttcaaaccaagggaatccaaacaggggcagggacaggaaccagagctgaaacagacaagggagctagacatagacactgcacacacaggagctacaggaaagctatgcagagcaatgactggAAGCACAGAGGGGGGTTATATAGGAAGGAGGACCAATAGGGATGAGGGAtggagcagaggcttgagtgagTGTTTGCAAggataggtctgtgagagcagggaggagacagggaagtaATCCAGGGAGATGGCTTGTAGGCAACGGGGGTCGGAGCCAGTGCTTAGGGACGGCAGATAACTGGAGCGAGTGCGCGCACCTTCTGTAAGCCTGTTATATGCGTGCACCGCACGTGTCACAGGGCGTTAGGGTCACACCTCCGGGGAGACGCTCGGCACTGGAGGCGGAAGGGAAGGAGAAGCGGAGGAGCCAGGCAAGGCAAGGGCCAGGGTGATGGGGACACGCGAGGAGCGCGCACCTCACGGAGAGTAACGAGCGATCGGGAACGCGCACGCACAGAGCTGCGCGCATGACCCGAACGCGCGTCAGGGGGTGCAGACCGCGCCGTGGAGGAACGGCCGAGAGAGGAGGATGGGAAAGAGTGAGGACGTAGGGAAGAGGGGTAGCTAGGTGCCGTGGGACCTCgagtgacggggacacgctgggaagcgcgagttTCCCGATCCGTTACACTATCTCTCCAGTGTGAATGTGTGACTCCCAATTCAAGCAGTTCTGGTGCATTAAAAAACcaccactctaacgcgtttcgcgcaatGCCGCTTTTTTCCGTTGCGCAaaaacgcgttagagtggtttTTTTTCCTGCACCAGACCCTGTGTACACTTcttcaataaattattttttaccgATTTTTTTCATCATAGCCCccactttttgtttgtttttcctgctTGATGTGCTCTGTTTTTACAAGCTATGGAATCCTGCTTTATACTCTGTACATAAAAAAGTGAAACCTGCATTGGGCAAGTGTTCATGGTATTTCTAAATAGGATGGGGATTATACATcctgtaacccttattccccccccccccaccctccaaatCTCAGATACTGTAGGGTCTCCTTGGGAATATAATGTtctggctacatgtctttgtgtggtgcatacctgcttgcaaCAGGGGGGTCTGAGTCTCCCCGATGAcatggggagaacaggacaggcttctggggttgtgcctccatCTCACCacttactggtgcagcgcctccatctcctgcagcctccagctgtatggggtgaagtatctaCAAGAGAATATTCCCTCCTCCCTatacacttcactctcaggcaggagtataagtAAAAGTGCAGTCTCTTTATTGGTCTCTTCTATTCAGCAGCCAGATCAGACAGCAAGCTGTCACCCTCCAGGATGTCCCTGACCTTACTCCTGTcctagggcaccaagagtgggccttgctcttcccctatcaTGTATGCAGGATAGGAGGTATGGGGTgcaccctctcactccctgtagGGAGGCCTCAAGAATGCCAGCCCTGGCAGCTCGGTCTGGGTCACCTTGTCCCTCTCACTCTGGGGACAGACTCACTAAACAGGAAGTGGCAGCACACTAAGTAGCTCCAGCAGGAACCACCCCTGTGTcttctgattggacacagagcctaatgacactgccttcactgactcactaaACTGCCTGAAgttgggaaaacccatgattgctcatGGCAACCTGCTCTTACGCAGGGATTACCACCAGGAGGAGGGCAACCCTATAGCCCAAACCATACAGGGCTACAATCCTAAAATAATATTTGAGAAATATTCGGTCTATGAAATTCCATTTCTACAAACATCATTCCCGACTCATCACAATTCCCCTAGTTCTTTAAGGTGAATCCTCCGAAGAGCACTAAATAAGGGCAAATAACGGTATCTTACCTAATTATGTAACAGGCGTTTTTGTTTCCTTCGTGTAACGGGGATCCTTAAAGCTAATCATATGCATAAATAAAGTCTGTTAGCAAAACAACCATCCATACAGTACCTGCGTtttccaatacactgcacatgcacactgGTCAAACTTTAAGGTGCCTTTTTAAAGTAGCTTTATTAACAGAGATTTTCATGTGCGTGAACAACAGCTAATAATGCAAATATTGTTAGAATATTGagaaatgtatcatttttacacCTAGTGACAGTTTCACTTCagtatatggtatataatgtaaaaataaTGTATAACATTTGTGTGCACCATAATgcatatccatacatacctcaagaatataaattaatattttcatttatattaatgtacaatttaaaaaaaaaaattaaggaagGACAGCCTCCATTTATTTCAATTGTACATGAATACAAGTGAAATATTAAtttatattgttgaggtatgtatggatatacattattgtatacCAATATTtaatacagtcattattacattttataccatattagttcacacaaacatatcactttaatcactaaaaaacaataatatagtttatgatgtttcagacatttatattatccataatatatctttgtatgacaaatgtaacttttttgtaatgaaaggggtAAGTCCTTTACTCATTACATTGATTTTACGCTATTTATAGAAATAACTCTCCTTAGGGTTTCAGCAGGTGCTAAATATCTTGCGTTAAAATGTTAATAGTAATGGAGGTCTGATCTTCATTTGTAGTTAAAGTGTTAATTACCCTATGATTTGCatgctactgatgcagcggccgttattcgaacacttcacgcgtcatgtacatacagtaggaatcccgatttgaaaccgcggaatgaattccagcctccccgcactaagatgcgatcgcggcgagtgcagaaaactaattttagtgttctggctattaaaaacatgaaattgacacagtagcatagtagcacagtagcacagtgacacagtagcacagtaacagagtgacacagtgacacagtagcacagtactgaacacattacaattcatccattttattgcaaacgaagaaacagaatcaaacaaaacatccgcgataagcgcgggtgcctggggcgattggccgtgttcatgctccgtggggaacagcagagaactcaaaatcggcgccgtgatgtgttcgaataacggccgctgcatcagtatgatCCGTTTAAATTTAAGGTTCCTTTATTTTTTTGGAAACTGACTGAACAATGTAGCATTAAGCAGCTTTTGGGATATGCGTTACGGATAGGGATATGTTAAAATGAGATAACGTACCGTGAACAAATGAGAGAACTTCTATGGATCTACCCTGATATGTTTCATGTGCAACAAAAAGGCTAGTTATTCTAGAAGTTCAAACCATATTCACATTTCAACATCTTACATGCCTGTATAGTTTGCACAAAAGAATGAAAAACACCTTTGGATATTGAAGCTGGGTTTAATTAATTTGATTTCACCAGTGAAACCCCCATAGCTTACTAAAGCATATTCAACATGGAACCTATAGCAGGACGCAGTCCTTTGTTAAAGTATGGTGTATCAAAGATGCCGTAGCCACATTGAAACCTTTTTAATGGACTAACATGAGATTTCTTCATAAATGTAATtaggaaaaaataaatgatgagttTTCTATTCTCGGTCAATTACACACAAAGGAAAGTTGTTAGCAAGGTCTGTTGACCGTGTGCATCTATTGACAAAGATAATAATTTCCAAGGAATTCCATCTACTGtctataaaaaattatatatatatatacatacatacatacatacatacatacatacatacactggggTAATTAAAATAGATCATTAGTCTTTTAGTATATGTAGTGCCACtactctttgttttttgtttttgttttaaggtTTGGTGAATGGCAAAAAGCAATTGGGTGCGAAGACGGATATCTCAAATCATTTTCCTTGAAAGTGGAACCTCCTCAGGGGGCTGGCGATGATACCGCAGCAAATAACATCAAGTTCACATGTTCAGATAAGTCCATACTTGAAGGACATGGTACAAAATGGGGGAAATATGGTGCCTGGAGTACAGACTGCTTAACAGCAATATGTGGCTTACAGACAAGGGTAGAACCTGCTCAGGGAGTTGGAGATGACACAGCTCTGAATGATGTCCGTTTCATATGCTGCAATGAAGAAAAAACACATTTTATGGACTTATAAACCCAGAGATTTGAAATAGCTATTGAATTTACACTTTATAATATCGCTAAATGAGGCAAAGTAAGTAGGgcacaaaaaagttttattctaAAATGACTTCAGCAACATTTTTATTCAGTATGGCCTTCATTAAAAATAGTCTATTTAGTATCAGTAGTTTTATGTACAGTAGTTAACAggagagatgtgcaaaatgttCCAAATTGCCTATGTATTTCTTGAACTTTCAAAACATTTAGAAAATGTGTCAACGTTTAATCAACCTTTTTAGCTGAACAATTTTGACCAAGTTGTAGAAAAATTCTAGATTTCAAATTTTACCAGAGAAGAATATGCAGAACCCTGAAATGTGAGATTCTTGGGGAAAAtcatatttgcatatttaaatgatATTTTTTCCCAGCTATCTCAgatgtgttcacaggtatctctccacgtgtaGATTTAGTGTTTTGGGAGGCCACATATAAGTCAATGGGTACTCTAATAAATAGGAGAGAGGCTCCCCTGCATTCACTCAGCAACAGCTACATTTTCTGAGAGCTTTTTGATACCTGCAAAagtagttgtttttttttcatttgttgtCACTGGATCACGGATCACCTATAGTCCtagacatactgtactgggattgTCTTAGGCATTCCATGTGAGTGCAAAATAATCATTCACAGTTTATTACAATACTAATCTCTATACTACACAATTATTTTTCTCTTTCTTCCTGATTTCTGGAAACTGCGCTGGAATCATTTGTCTATAAGAATCTGTTTTTGAGACCGTGGGGCAGTCTCTTTTCCAGCAGCAGTCACCCATCAGTATAGGGAACGTGTGAAGAAACACatctgtatttttttaaaatatatttttcattttatgtCAAATTGTTGGCTGAATATACCAAGTCACTAATTAGATATATTTAGTTCAAGGGTGAAATTTAGCACTTTGTACCCGTTCATGTGTTTACATGTTACAGATTAGCTGGTTCACAAATCTTCATGAGAAATGAGCACATCTCTAGTTGTGATACTCTGCACCAATGTTGCAACAGAATCCCACAGTAACTCTGATATGCTGCATGTTGTGTTATCTGGGCGAACAATATCACATGCTTCAACTGTACTAAAATAAAGTGTAAAAATAAGTAGCTTATAAAATaaactatattaaaaacattgaaaaataaTTGCTCTTTTTAGAAAATCACTTTGAAAAACACTTTGCACAAGAATCCTTTACTCTGTGATCGGTACTAGATGTTACCATTGAGCACCAATAACAactggatatacagtatacaatattggATATACAACATAAtattatgcatgtatgtataactGTGTACACaatgctttacaaaagagacaatacaggaaATGTACAGTAGGTGTCATATTTATTGTAGGAACCAGATTCCTAATGACAACATGATGAATTTATAAACCTTTGGAGATGTGTGGTGGCATCTCTTTTTTAGAGTACTGCCTTTGGTATTAACCAGAAATGTTTAATGTATGGGTAAGAAATCAGGGTCGGACTTTGAACTTCTGAGGCCCTAAGCTATGTCAAGTTTAAAAGGCTCCACAAATTAGAAATTGATTTATTATTTTGACTGGAGAGACTATTGAAAATAAAAGCatgaaactgaaatgaatgaaAGCATTATACTAGCATTGTTATATACAAAGAGGACAGTGTAAAGATTTTCAAATTTAAATGGGAAGggaggtacaaaaagaaaaaaaggggggacaaCCATTTAGTAACAGAATTCTTACAATCATCAACAATCACATCACGTAGCATACAACATTTTATTAACGACATATCCTTCACTTATCACTCCCAGATCTTATATCCTATTGAGGTCATGCCCCTATCCAACATCCCAAGGATCCCAACCCCTATCAAACTTCATTGTGGTATGATTAAAAAATGAGGCAAGTGTCTTCATTAATTTAACATCattaacccttctaataacctctctcCTGGAGGGCGGGAGTGTTTTTTTCCATGCTGCTGCTCcagcacatctagccgccgttagAATATGCAGAATCAGTTTGACTGTATAATGATTCACGTCTTCCATGGACTTAGCCATAATAACTAAAATTGGGTCTAACGGAATCTTAATTCTTGCCACTTCTTCAATTAATTTCAGAACTGTCTTCCAGTATGTCTGCATTACTAGACAAAACCACCAGATATGTGCTAGGCCCCCTAACTGTCCGTGACCTCTCCAACATCTATCAGAAGCCTCTTGGAACATTTGTTTTAACCTTTTGGGAGTGTAAAGCAGTGTACAAGATTTTATAAATATTAtcttttgttactgtacatataaagATTGTTTACCCGCATTctcccaaatatcttcccagtcctctcttgttatttcagtctggaaaTCCAGAGCCCAATGGTCCATACATTTATGGGCCGGGGTATCATTTTGGGGGATTAGACCTTGGTAAAGAGATGAAGTCAGgtatttttggtatttttttttgttttacataaatcTTAAAATCGTACAGGTATATATGTAGGGAATTACTCCTCATAGACACCCTGACGCACAAAGTGTCAGACCTGCATATATTTGAACATCTCAGTTGGAGGCAGACCGTATTTCCTCATCAGTTCCTCAAACGACATCAACTTGTCTTTTTTAATAAATCTTCCATCTCTAGAATCCCTCTATGTCTCCAGACTTCAAAACCCTGACCCTGGAAACCCAGCAAAAACGCTGGGTTACCGAACAATGGCGTAAGTCTAGAAGGAATTGACATAACCTTATATTTCTCTTTTGCCAACAGCTAGATTTTCAGGGTAAACCTGATTACCGCCGGCTCAGAGTGACTCCCAAGCCCAACCCCCAATCTCGACCATAGCATAGAAGGCAGACCCACCGGGTTTTTAAGTGAGCTCTACATGTCTACTCAAGCATAGGACCCTCTCGGGGAGTGCCAGTAAACCATTTGCTTCAAATGAGAGcctatataatattttagaatatttggtGCTACCCCCTTCCTTAGTTTCCAACATAATTGACCTGACAATTTTCGGTTGTTTATTTTTCCAATTAAATTGCATAATTCGATTTagaatttcttttatatttgtgtACGGGACAGCTATTGGTAATGTCTGAAAATAGTACAGAAgtcgggggaggatattcatcttaactgCAGTTATAcggtggacaacacctactggccctgattcctgcatttgacctacgctggaaaggaggatataatTTATCCCAGGCTGCatatctcaacacttaactattgctgtattgccgcctttactttttatattttctgtgacatcacttcttttcaaattatgcacttccttccaccagcctcattttGTCTCTATGTGTAACAGATGGGCCATTACTAAGCTCTAAGATTTACCTTGAACCATAATAAGTTCCATAAATATTCATAAAGTTAAATTGTAGTCTCAGCAACAGCTGTAATTTGCAGGTAAGTAGGTATTGTGATATACAGGTAAAGTCCAGTGTGGGTTAAATTGGAGAGACGGAGATATATATAGGGATGAGACGTGTATTGATACACTATCTCTAAGCTGCAACACTTGTTGGGGTGGATATGCACAACAGAGGAAAAGTATCAAATTACCGCTGAAGCCCCCTCTCCGAATGTAGTGTTGATGGTAGCCCCCCTGTTCCTCCGTTAGCGCGGTGCAGAGTATGGCAGCTCTGTGTAAAGCACCGTCTCCCCCATTTAGGGTGAAATCGAATCCTGTGTTATGTGCACCTACATGGCTGCTGTGCGTCACACCAATCTGGGGTATAGGCGCAGGAGATCAACGTAGGATGGGCTGGACGAAGAGACTGTGCAAAAAACTATGCAAAAGCACTCAGCAACTCACCAGGTGGacgaaaaataaaagaaattaaataaactaccttaaacaaaaatacataacaaaacaTGGCAAAAGCACTCCCACTAGTTTCACACTTCTACAGCGCTTTCTCAttttgtctctaactctattcatatatctccatctctcctttcttcaccgcttctcagttcacatgaactcctttcttacatgcaccctctgacaccacacagctacagtataccccctgcactaaataaCTCCCCTACAAATCATCTTCACATAttgtctttctatccatgcttctcctccttgcttctggggatatctctcccaatcctggtccctgctttatttctacatgctctcatagtcgcctcccacatgcaacttctactccttctggtgtcaacccctcaaacctcatacccatcccctgccatcctccctcctctctccctttctcctgtgccctttggaatgctcgctccctttctaacaagtgcctctctgtgcatgacttctttctctctcattctttgCTCCTATttactataactgagacctggctcactcagtctgacactgctctggaagctgccctctcttatggtggcctctctttctcccacactccacaccCAGATGGCAGAGGttgaggcgtggggctcctgctcttctctctatgccattaccaaacccttcctattccccctctcttgcttttccctctttgaggctcacacagtccagatcttctctcctctccctgtccacgtggcggtcatctatcacccacctacctgtacccatcccccttctgcctttctctctcactttgaatcctggctctctttctttctctcctcagactcccctgttcttcttcttggggacttcaattgctacattgatgacccctctctcccttgggcttcccgctttctctctctaacctcttcttttggactTCAACAGTGgaccagcacccacaaggacagccactacctagacctggttttcactaaaagcttctctctctctgaattctccatttccccctttcctctctctgaccatcacctcatgccctgctttctctctgccgtctctCTATCTGGGCAAGCAGCatcaaaaatgatttaaaaaaataaaatattgctgCACAGAAATTAACTGCACATGTTAATGTTATGTCAAAGGTGTGCCCCTTtctcagcacaggcatctctccctaatttatttgtttGAGTggacatatatacaactggagaaaTGAGTAAATTAGGAATTACTCCCCCTATCCATGGGGAGATCAGCACCACCTTCAAGTTATTTTGGTTCTAAAACAAATTACAAATCAGGCATTTTGTCCCTTGTTATAGAAGCGGTTTAGAAAATGCGATTGGCACTACAGAATACTGTTTTTTCCCCGCATTTCATTCCGCTTCCTCAGAACATGCGA belongs to Ascaphus truei isolate aAscTru1 chromosome 11, aAscTru1.hap1, whole genome shotgun sequence and includes:
- the LOC142463073 gene encoding vitelline membrane outer layer protein 1-like, which translates into the protein MFQTYITCIFLLLAENVESHNEELGVISVSNGGQWGEWGPIESCPLGYSASGFTLKVEKSQGLIGDDTGLNGISLQCTRPGFAHSVTIHSTVGKFGEWQKAIGCEDGYLKSFSLKVEPPQGAGDDTAANNIKFTCSDKSILEGHGTKWGKYGAWSTDCLTAICGLQTRVEPAQGVGDDTALNDVRFICCNEEKTHFMDL